A region from the Melioribacter roseus P3M-2 genome encodes:
- a CDS encoding LeuD/DmdB family oxidoreductase small subunit — MEKIIKGRAFVLGDNIDTDQIIPAEHLVYSLSDPEESKNYGRFALSGVPLSQSGLPKGGIPFVDEGQYQTKYQIIIGGSNFGCGSSREHAPFALQVAGAKAIIAESYARIFYRNCVDGGFVVPYETSQKLNDKIETGDELELDLNGNTLRNLTKNETYQLRPLGDILPIIEAGNIFEYARQNNMI; from the coding sequence ATGGAAAAAATAATTAAAGGCAGAGCATTTGTGCTTGGAGACAATATAGACACCGACCAGATTATTCCCGCCGAGCATCTGGTCTACAGTTTAAGCGATCCGGAAGAATCTAAAAATTACGGAAGATTTGCGCTTTCCGGCGTGCCTTTGAGTCAATCCGGTTTACCCAAAGGCGGCATTCCTTTTGTTGATGAAGGGCAATATCAAACAAAATATCAGATTATTATCGGCGGTTCGAACTTCGGATGCGGTTCGTCCCGCGAGCACGCTCCTTTTGCGCTTCAGGTTGCCGGAGCCAAAGCAATAATCGCCGAATCGTATGCCAGAATATTTTATCGCAACTGTGTCGACGGCGGCTTTGTTGTGCCGTATGAAACATCCCAAAAACTTAACGATAAAATCGAAACTGGAGACGAGCTCGAATTGGATCTTAACGGGAATACATTGCGGAATCTAACTAAAAACGAAACCTACCAGCTCAGACCGCTGGGAGATATATTGCCGATCATCGAAGCGGGAAATATTTTCGAATATGCCCGTCAAAATAATATGATTTAA
- the cimA gene encoding citramalate synthase, producing MLVEIFDTTLRDGTQGEGVNLSVQDKLLIAKKLDEFGIDIIEGGWPGSNPKDEEFFKKAKELDLQHAKLCAFGSTARSVKDVESDYNLNTLINSETPIITIFGKTWKLHSQKGLGLTDAENEELIYKSVKYLKSHGRRVIFDAEHFFDGFKDDPEFALKMLEAAVKGGADTLVLCDTNGGALPEEVYEITKTVKEKFDVKIGIHTHNDSELAVANSLAAVRAGARHVQGTVNGLGERCGNANLCSIIPNLILKMNYETNQKSNLASLTSVSNYVYEIMNLHPNTRAAFTGKSAFAHKGGVHVSAVMKESRMYEHIEPELVGNKQRVLVSDLSGQSNVRYKAKEVGVDIGDNKELSKKIVNRIKSLEYNGYQFDGAEASFELLLRAETDEFSPFFKVLDSKVNVFYDEEGHSNAEAVLKIEVNGEIEHTASDGDGPVNALDKALRKALTRFYPEVADIKLVDYKVRVLDEKEGTAAKVRVMIESSDGKDAWGTVGVSTNIIEASFKALSDSINYKLFQYYKNKQFIEK from the coding sequence ATGTTAGTAGAAATCTTTGATACTACATTACGCGACGGAACCCAGGGCGAAGGAGTTAACCTTTCGGTTCAGGACAAGTTGTTGATTGCAAAAAAACTCGATGAATTCGGAATCGATATTATTGAAGGCGGTTGGCCGGGAAGTAATCCAAAAGACGAGGAATTCTTCAAAAAAGCAAAAGAACTTGATCTTCAACACGCCAAACTATGCGCGTTCGGTTCCACCGCCAGATCAGTTAAAGACGTTGAATCCGATTACAATTTGAATACTCTCATTAATTCGGAAACGCCGATTATTACGATCTTTGGAAAAACCTGGAAACTTCATTCGCAAAAGGGTCTCGGATTGACGGACGCCGAAAACGAGGAACTTATCTATAAATCGGTTAAATATTTGAAATCGCACGGCAGAAGGGTTATCTTCGACGCAGAGCACTTTTTTGACGGTTTTAAAGACGATCCGGAGTTCGCGCTCAAGATGCTTGAGGCGGCGGTAAAAGGAGGCGCCGATACGCTGGTGTTATGCGATACAAACGGCGGCGCTTTGCCTGAAGAAGTCTATGAAATTACCAAAACCGTTAAGGAAAAATTCGACGTTAAAATCGGCATTCATACTCACAACGATTCCGAACTTGCCGTTGCAAATTCGCTGGCGGCTGTGAGAGCGGGAGCGCGTCATGTGCAGGGAACCGTCAACGGATTGGGCGAACGTTGCGGAAACGCTAATCTGTGCAGTATTATTCCGAATTTAATCTTAAAAATGAATTATGAAACAAATCAAAAATCCAATCTCGCCAGTCTGACTTCGGTATCGAATTACGTCTACGAAATTATGAATCTCCATCCGAATACTAGGGCTGCATTTACGGGCAAATCCGCCTTTGCCCACAAAGGCGGCGTTCATGTAAGCGCGGTTATGAAAGAAAGCAGAATGTATGAGCATATCGAGCCGGAATTGGTTGGTAATAAACAACGTGTGCTGGTATCGGATTTGTCGGGACAAAGCAACGTCCGTTATAAAGCCAAGGAGGTCGGAGTGGATATAGGAGACAATAAAGAGCTGAGTAAAAAAATTGTTAACCGTATAAAATCGCTCGAATACAACGGATATCAGTTCGACGGCGCGGAAGCTTCTTTCGAATTGTTGCTCAGAGCAGAAACCGATGAATTTTCGCCGTTCTTCAAAGTACTTGATTCCAAAGTAAATGTATTTTATGACGAAGAAGGACATTCGAATGCCGAAGCGGTACTCAAAATTGAAGTAAACGGCGAAATCGAACATACGGCGTCGGACGGCGACGGTCCAGTTAATGCTCTCGATAAAGCGCTTCGCAAAGCTCTTACCAGATTTTATCCGGAAGTCGCCGACATTAAATTGGTAGATTATAAGGTGAGAGTACTTGACGAAAAAGAAGGCACCGCAGCGAAAGTAAGGGTTATGATTGAATCGAGCGACGGTAAGGATGCCTGGGGAACTGTGGGAGTGTCTACAAATATTATCGAGGCGAGTTTTAAAGCTTTAAGCGACAGTATCAACTATAAGCTGTTTCAGTACTATAAGAACAAACAATTTATCGAAAAATAA
- the rpmG gene encoding 50S ribosomal protein L33 produces MAKAKNIRQIIVLESSAGTGYRYTTTKNKRNHPGRVEYKKYDPVVRKHVIFKETK; encoded by the coding sequence ATGGCCAAAGCAAAAAATATCAGACAAATCATAGTATTGGAAAGCTCTGCTGGAACCGGATATCGTTATACTACAACAAAAAATAAAAGAAATCACCCTGGCCGCGTAGAATACAAAAAGTACGACCCGGTTGTTAGAAAACACGTAATATTTAAGGAAACTAAATAA
- the proC gene encoding pyrroline-5-carboxylate reductase codes for MKITILGCGNMGLTYARAFLQYHKTTFDDLTLIAKDEKHATELNSMKLGKVITGITPDAMQCDVLILAVKPQDFIGVAGSLKGKIPPETLLISILAGVKLDTLQEKLGHKYIVRAMPNMPAQFGMGITVYIPSSDANVHHLSTVENLLNTTGRTFMIENENLMDGVTALSGSGPAYFYYIVKIMTDTAKKMGFDESLANLLVMHTMHGAFHVMNNSDTGLDELIRKVASKGGTTEAALKTMKDNKFDEIFATALLNAEKRSKELSELNGK; via the coding sequence ATGAAAATCACAATCCTCGGCTGCGGCAACATGGGTTTGACTTATGCCCGCGCATTTTTACAATATCACAAGACTACATTTGACGACCTGACTTTAATAGCAAAAGACGAAAAACATGCGACAGAATTAAATTCGATGAAGCTGGGAAAAGTCATAACCGGAATTACGCCCGATGCAATGCAGTGCGATGTTTTAATTCTTGCCGTAAAACCGCAGGATTTTATCGGCGTAGCCGGTTCGCTTAAAGGGAAAATCCCCCCCGAAACACTTTTAATTTCGATCCTTGCCGGCGTGAAATTAGACACTCTCCAGGAAAAACTCGGACATAAATATATTGTAAGGGCAATGCCTAATATGCCGGCTCAATTCGGCATGGGCATTACGGTATACATTCCTTCATCAGACGCTAACGTGCATCATCTCTCGACAGTGGAAAATCTTCTGAATACGACCGGAAGAACTTTCATGATAGAGAATGAAAATTTAATGGACGGAGTTACGGCGCTCAGCGGCAGCGGTCCGGCTTACTTCTATTATATAGTTAAAATAATGACGGATACGGCGAAGAAAATGGGGTTTGATGAAAGTCTGGCAAATCTACTGGTGATGCATACCATGCACGGGGCATTTCATGTAATGAACAATTCGGATACCGGGTTGGATGAACTTATCAGAAAAGTCGCTTCCAAGGGCGGAACGACCGAAGCGGCTTTAAAAACAATGAAGGACAATAAATTCGACGAAATTTTCGCAACGGCACTACTTAACGCCGAAAAACGCTCAAAAGAACTTTCGGAATTAAATGGGAAATAA